GAGGTGGCCGAGCTGACCACGTCGTTCAACGCGATGCTGGGGCGGCTGGAGGCCGAGCGGGCGACGAGCAGTGCGCGGGCCCTCTCCGCGCAGGAGGCCGAGCGTCGGCGCATCGCCCAGGAACTCCACGACGAGGTCGGCCAGACCCTCACAGCCGTCCTGCTGCAGCTCAAGCATGCCGCCGACCGGGCGCCGGAACCCCTGCGCGAGGAGCTCCGCCAGGTGCAGGAGACCACCCGAACCAGCCTGGACGAGATCCGCCGCGTCGCGCGCCGCCTGCGCCCCGGAGTGCTGGAGGAACTGGGTCTGCACAGTGCCCTGCGGGCGTTGACGGCGGAGTTCACCACCGGTTCGCTGACCGTGCGGCACGTCATCGGCCCCGGCCTGCCCGAGCTGGACGAGGCGGCGGAGCTGGTGCTGTACCGGGTCGCCCAGGAGGCCCTGACCAACGCCGCCCGCCACGCGCACGCCACCGATGTCGACGTGCTCCTTTCCTCCCCGTCGGCCGGGGCGGTGCGGCTTCTCGTACGGGACAACGGCACCGGTATCCATCGGGCGGCCGAGGGCGCCGGTATCCAGGGGATGCGTGAACGAGCCCTGCTGGTCGGCGCGGATCTCGCGATCGGTCCGGGCCCGAACGGCGGCACCCAGGTGCGTCTGGACGTACCCACCACCGCCCGCGGGGCGAAGGAGACGCAGTGACCACAGCGGACCGGGCGCCGACCCGCGTGCTTCTCGCCGACGACCACGCCCTCGTACGCCGCGGAGTGCGGCTCATCCTCGATGCCGAGCCGGACCTCACGGTGGTCGCCGAGGCCGGCGACGGAGCGGAGGCCGTCGACCTGGCCCGTGCTCAGGACGTCGACCTCGCCGTCCTGGACATCGCCATGCCGCGGATGACCGGCCTCCAGGCCGCCCGCGAACTCTCACGGCTCCGGCCGGGGCTGAGGATCCTCATCCTCACCATGTACGACAACGAGCAGTACTTCTTCGAGGCGTTGAAGGCCGGAGCCGCCGGATACGTCCCCAAGTCCGTCGCCGACCGGGACCTCGTCGAGGCGTGCCGCGCGGCGATCCGGGACGAGCCGTTCATCTACCCGGGCGCCGAGACCACCCTGATCCGCAACTACCTCGACCGGGCCCGCCAAGGGGA
The Streptomyces sp. NBC_00234 DNA segment above includes these coding regions:
- a CDS encoding sensor histidine kinase, which gives rise to MSLYWRIFLLNGAVLVVAVLLLFGPVTVSTPVLFGEVVVLLAGLAAMLIANAVLLRIGLAPLGRLTRAMSAVDLLRPGSRTRVEGPGEVAELTTSFNAMLGRLEAERATSSARALSAQEAERRRIAQELHDEVGQTLTAVLLQLKHAADRAPEPLREELRQVQETTRTSLDEIRRVARRLRPGVLEELGLHSALRALTAEFTTGSLTVRHVIGPGLPELDEAAELVLYRVAQEALTNAARHAHATDVDVLLSSPSAGAVRLLVRDNGTGIHRAAEGAGIQGMRERALLVGADLAIGPGPNGGTQVRLDVPTTARGAKETQ
- a CDS encoding response regulator transcription factor; its protein translation is MTTADRAPTRVLLADDHALVRRGVRLILDAEPDLTVVAEAGDGAEAVDLARAQDVDLAVLDIAMPRMTGLQAARELSRLRPGLRILILTMYDNEQYFFEALKAGAAGYVPKSVADRDLVEACRAAIRDEPFIYPGAETTLIRNYLDRARQGDPLPARAITEREEEILKLVAEGHSSKEIAEILVISAKTVERHRANLLQKLGMRDRLGLTRYAIRVGLIEP